The DNA window CCTTTGAAGGTTTGCCTCTGAAGGTACCCCTGAAGTACGATGGTTTGACGTGAATGAGCAGAAAAGTAGGAGTGCAGTTAGCTAGAAATGGTAAGGACTCCACCCACCCCTTAGTCACTGCAGCCTTAGTCACTCCCTGTTTTTGTGCGACAGTCTAGCACAAAAGCCTGTCCTGTCGTTGGGATGATCCCTTATTTTCTGAAGGGTGGGACAAGAGTTTAAAAGTtgctaattattaaaaaatacatgatacACTCTTATAAGGTTCTTTCCCTGGTAGCTTCCAGGTGGCAGTTGGGAGCAGAATGGGTATACACTTAGTCTGTTTTTTCCATTCAGAGGACAAATTCTTGGGTCACTAAAACTGCAAACAGTCTTCCTGAAAGTGGGTCACTAAAGTGTCTTTCTGTTCCCTTCCACAAGCATTCTTATCAGTGACCTCAGACCATAAGGCAGTCCTTCAGCCATGGTTTTGAAGTTGTGTGTTTTTCTGCTCCTGTCTGATgagacattttcttatttttttggatCTCATCATCAGGTAATTTAGTGACAGGTTTAactggggaaagaggggaaaaatgtATTCCCCTGAGTTTGCTTGTTTATGCTAATATCCCAGTTGTCCTCTGGTGAGTGAGTTTTTGCGCTTAAAAACATGTTGACTTTAGGCATTTAACGAGGGCCACACACCTATTTTCAGTGGCCAGAGCGAGCACAGATGGAAGGGTTCTAAGTGTGGCCAGATGAAAGGTGACTGTTTTCTTTAGATATGGCAGACTCCGCAGTGCTGTGGTGTATTTTGTCAAATTAttctaaaacaacagaaactattcaggctctctctctttttctgaacTTCCTTTTGGCAGATGTGGCCTCATGGATGAGCTGGTACATGACTTAGCCTCAGCCTTGGAGCAGACATCTGAACAGAATAAGCTTGGTGAGCTGTGGGAAGAGATGGCCTTGAGCCCTCGGCAGCAGAGGCGGCAGCTTCGCAAACGGAGGGGCCGGAAGCGTCGTTCAGACTTCACTCACCTGGCAGAGCACACCTGTTGCTACAGTGAGGCCTCTGAGTCCAGTCTGGATGAGGCCATCAAGGACTGTCGAGAAATGGCCCCAGTCACCAATTTTAGCGACTCTGATGACACCGTTGTAGCCAAACAGCACCCAGGTCTCAACACCATTGTTAAGAGTAAGCAACATTCTTGGCATGAATCGGACTCCTTTACTGAAAATGCGCCTTGTCGACCGCTCAGGCGCCGGCGGAAGGTGAAGCGAGTGACCTCAGAGGTGGCTGCCAGCCTTCAGCAGAAGCTCAAGGTATCAGATTGGAGCTATGAGAGAGGGTGTAGGTTCAAGTCTGCTAAGAAGCAGCGTCTGTCACGCTGGAAGGAGAATACTCCCTGGACCTCATCAGGCCATGGATTGTGTGAATCAGCAGAAAATAGGACTTTTCTAAgcaaaacaggaaggaaagaaaggatggaGTGTGAAGCCGATGAGCAAAAACTGGGCTCTGATGAGAACATGTCAGAATGGTGAGCTTTCTTTTACTTGGTCAGAGATTTTCCTGATTAATTGACCCAAAGTACAAATCCACAGTCTTGACGAAATGAACTTCCTTCCAAACCAGCCACTGTGATAATTGACTTTGTAGCTCTCCTTTAACCAATCAGCCagtgtttagtttttaaagaacattCATGATTGTATTTCCCTATGCAAGGACGCTATAATGTAATGGAAACACAGTTGTTTCTGAAAATTGTTTAAAACTTGCGCTCCAAATGCATaaccagaattttattttaaaaagtttgctgCTGTTTATGCCACGCAATTCATACATAGGTATTGTTTTTTAGAAGCAGGGTCTcagcagaggctgggtgggggtgggggtggggtgtgtgtgtgtgtgtgtattataaatGTTGGTGCCAGGCACAAAGAGTTTGTAAATATTCCTGGTACTGCTTTTACCCGTTAAGAATCATGTCTTTAGATACTTTTGGGCCATAATTCTGTTCTCTGCTGCTTAGAGTTTGACTGTATTGAGTTTACTTTTTATGGCTGTGACGTTCAAGTGGTCTGAACACATGGCAGGCCTTGAAACTAACAGCGCTGAGGCCTGTCAGTCTTACGTCCAATGTCATCGAGCCAGAAAAGTTTGTCTGTAATGGGTGCATGTTTATAGtgtcagtgtggttttaatttttacattttaggaaCGCTGAAACTCCCCAGCTTGATACTCtaatattattaacaataataacgT is part of the Desmodus rotundus isolate HL8 chromosome 7, HLdesRot8A.1, whole genome shotgun sequence genome and encodes:
- the GPATCH2L gene encoding G patch domain-containing protein 2-like isoform X3, giving the protein MDELVHDLASALEQTSEQNKLGELWEEMALSPRQQRRQLRKRRGRKRRSDFTHLAEHTCCYSEASESSLDEAIKDCREMAPVTNFSDSDDTVVAKQHPGLNTIVKSKQHSWHESDSFTENAPCRPLRRRRKVKRVTSEVAASLQQKLKVSDWSYERGCRFKSAKKQRLSRWKENTPWTSSGHGLCESAENRTFLSKTGRKERMECEADEQKLGSDENMSECDTSSVCSSSDPGLFTNDEGRQGDDEQSDWFCEGECVPGFTVPNLLPKWAPDHRSEVERMESGLDKRSDPTFLLPSRPAQRGYHARLNRLPGAAARCLRKGRRRLVGKETSISTLGSERIGHIVSDSRQKDSIPSLPSTPWMFWLMLLTEGVPQHNALPDRQTYTWDPHVHATSRGRGNLWPQRLSLAPAQ